The following proteins come from a genomic window of Pirellula staleyi DSM 6068:
- a CDS encoding metallophosphoesterase, whose protein sequence is MSELNRRTMLEQSAAWMLAAGVGSAALSTSEASAQEPKPGPYADAKLVPGDLPPVAKDSFTIAVLPDTQNYSEKFPANFHAQTEWLVKHKADRNIVAVLHLGDVTNRNTVAEWEVAKSAMEKLDGHLPYFMALGNHDYSEGGGCKDRTTRYNDYFKLEKISQTPNFGGVYDKEPERLENIYHTLDAGGRKFLVIALEFGPRKDVVRWAAEVAAKHADREVILITHAYMYYDETRYDWKKFGAKQTWNPHSYPVAKATADDVSDGEELWSGLVAKSENFICTLNGHVLGDGLGRTITATPAGREVPQMLVNFQMKPNGGDGWLRLLEFQSDGKTVEVRDYSPTRGEQNESPQNRFTLTLAAPKVS, encoded by the coding sequence ATGTCAGAACTAAACCGTCGTACGATGCTCGAGCAGTCGGCTGCCTGGATGCTCGCCGCCGGAGTTGGCTCCGCTGCACTCTCCACGAGCGAAGCATCCGCCCAAGAGCCTAAGCCAGGGCCTTACGCCGACGCCAAACTGGTCCCTGGCGACCTTCCGCCGGTCGCCAAAGATTCGTTCACGATCGCGGTCTTGCCCGACACGCAGAACTACAGCGAAAAGTTCCCCGCCAACTTCCACGCCCAAACCGAGTGGCTCGTCAAGCATAAAGCCGACCGCAACATCGTGGCGGTGCTCCATCTGGGTGATGTGACCAATCGCAACACCGTGGCCGAGTGGGAAGTCGCCAAGTCGGCGATGGAAAAACTGGATGGCCATCTGCCGTACTTCATGGCCCTGGGAAATCACGACTACAGCGAAGGGGGCGGCTGCAAAGATCGCACGACGCGCTACAACGACTACTTCAAGCTCGAGAAGATCAGCCAAACGCCGAACTTCGGTGGCGTGTATGACAAAGAGCCCGAGCGCCTCGAGAATATCTATCACACGCTCGATGCCGGGGGACGCAAGTTCCTGGTGATCGCACTCGAATTTGGCCCTCGGAAAGATGTGGTCCGCTGGGCGGCTGAAGTGGCAGCCAAGCATGCCGATCGCGAAGTGATCCTGATCACGCACGCTTACATGTATTACGACGAAACTCGCTACGACTGGAAGAAGTTCGGCGCCAAGCAAACCTGGAATCCGCACAGCTATCCGGTCGCCAAAGCGACCGCCGACGATGTGAGCGATGGCGAGGAACTTTGGTCGGGCCTCGTGGCCAAGAGCGAGAACTTCATCTGCACGCTGAATGGTCACGTGCTTGGCGACGGCCTGGGGCGCACCATCACTGCTACGCCAGCAGGACGTGAAGTCCCGCAAATGCTGGTGAACTTCCAGATGAAACCCAACGGCGGCGATGGCTGGCTCCGCTTGCTCGAGTTCCAAAGCGATGGCAAGACGGTGGAAGTGCGCGACTACAGCCCCACTCGTGGCGAGCAGAACGAGTCGCCGCAAAATCGGTTCACCCTTACGCTCGCCGCGCCGAAAGTTAGCTAG
- a CDS encoding choice-of-anchor D domain-containing protein: protein MSRKLQVESLEPRLLMTAASSDSSELVSTNGLWCACPICTGRDLNLTTESSTTTGTTSTTTVATSSPISSIPQLSSRAGAAATIYLDFNGHSQSTWGQWSNAVTPVYSRDSDRTTFSSSELASIQEIWARVSEDFAPFNINVTTVEPPSFGDRVAVRVAIGGNWSDWFGQQAGGVAYVGSFANSAPNTAYVFSDALGTGNPRYVAEAVSHEVGHTLGLSHQATWNGNTLVDEYSSGTSAWAPVMGVGYNSARTTWHNGATSNSASSYQDDMAIIANSTNAFGYIADDAGNTQAAATALTVTSGSVSRAGVISTNSDIDVYSFTTTGGTVSLNVAVASIGANLDSVVELRNSSGVLIVSGNPSTSQDASLAASVGSGTYFVTVKSSGGYGNVGRYTLSGTIAGGSSGSTTSGGSGGTTTPAAPEISLFMGTSEIRTGGVVHFGSTVRGVAVDRTFTIKNTGTASLSLTSLSSSLPAGFSLVSNITRTSLTPGQSTTFTIRMTGATVGSPAGVLNLRSNDSDESTFRINLSGTVTAPPAARIIDNGAAGFRTSGAWTTSTAGRDRDSHFAAKGPGSSVATYTFSSLPSGTYQISATWGASKTNATDAPYTFYDGTRLLGSARVNQENSSTGISDAGSNWRVIGTFTVSSGTLVVTLNNKANDRVVADAIRIQQVFTSSSASRSLLPEEVNQATSDYLAADTSAEMVTLVSSSTTSSSYAAVSAESSASTSEFLAEDLTPEFALLGETISLVREMDELTSSLTGSSARDRDELWSAVDELLAGCDTSRFDWLER, encoded by the coding sequence GTGAGTCGCAAGCTGCAGGTGGAATCGCTCGAACCCCGTTTGCTGATGACAGCCGCATCGAGTGATAGTAGCGAGCTCGTCTCGACCAACGGACTCTGGTGTGCGTGCCCGATTTGCACCGGTCGCGATCTGAACCTGACGACGGAATCGTCGACTACCACTGGCACAACCTCGACGACGACGGTGGCGACCAGCAGCCCAATTTCGAGCATTCCGCAGCTCTCGAGTCGTGCGGGGGCCGCAGCGACGATCTATCTCGATTTCAACGGCCATTCGCAAAGCACGTGGGGACAATGGTCGAACGCCGTCACGCCGGTCTACAGCCGCGATAGCGACCGGACGACGTTCAGCAGTTCCGAACTCGCATCGATCCAAGAGATCTGGGCGCGTGTGTCGGAGGACTTTGCTCCGTTCAACATCAACGTCACCACGGTCGAGCCACCATCGTTTGGCGATCGGGTGGCGGTGCGCGTGGCGATTGGCGGCAACTGGAGCGACTGGTTCGGTCAGCAGGCGGGTGGTGTGGCTTACGTCGGTTCGTTTGCCAACAGTGCGCCGAACACCGCGTATGTCTTTTCCGATGCGCTCGGCACTGGCAACCCGCGCTATGTGGCAGAAGCGGTGTCGCATGAAGTGGGGCACACGCTGGGTCTTTCGCACCAGGCGACTTGGAACGGCAATACGCTGGTGGATGAGTATTCGTCGGGGACCAGCGCTTGGGCACCGGTGATGGGTGTCGGTTACAACTCGGCGCGCACCACCTGGCACAACGGCGCGACGAGCAATAGCGCCTCGTCGTATCAAGACGATATGGCGATCATTGCCAATTCGACGAACGCTTTTGGCTACATCGCCGACGATGCTGGGAACACGCAAGCCGCCGCGACAGCCTTGACGGTGACGAGCGGAAGTGTCAGCCGCGCGGGAGTGATCAGCACCAATTCGGATATCGATGTCTACTCGTTTACCACCACCGGTGGCACGGTCAGTTTGAATGTCGCAGTGGCATCGATCGGCGCGAATCTCGACAGCGTGGTGGAACTGCGCAACAGCAGCGGCGTGCTGATTGTCAGTGGCAATCCTTCGACGAGCCAAGACGCATCGCTTGCGGCATCGGTGGGTTCGGGAACGTACTTCGTGACGGTGAAGAGCAGCGGCGGCTATGGCAACGTCGGTCGCTACACGCTCAGCGGCACGATTGCTGGCGGCAGTAGTGGCTCGACGACGAGTGGCGGATCGGGTGGCACAACCACGCCGGCGGCCCCCGAAATCAGCCTGTTTATGGGGACGAGCGAGATTCGGACCGGGGGTGTCGTGCACTTTGGTTCCACAGTGCGTGGCGTCGCTGTCGACCGCACATTCACGATCAAAAACACCGGCACTGCCAGCTTGTCGCTCACGTCGCTGAGCAGTTCGCTGCCCGCCGGTTTTTCGCTCGTCTCGAACATCACGCGCACTTCGCTCACGCCGGGCCAGTCGACCACCTTTACGATCCGCATGACCGGCGCGACAGTCGGCAGCCCTGCAGGCGTGCTGAATCTGCGGAGCAACGACAGCGACGAATCGACGTTTCGCATCAATCTGTCGGGAACGGTCACCGCGCCACCAGCAGCCAGGATCATCGACAACGGCGCTGCTGGTTTTCGTACTTCGGGGGCTTGGACGACGAGCACAGCGGGGCGCGATCGCGACTCGCATTTCGCCGCGAAGGGGCCCGGCTCGAGCGTGGCGACTTACACGTTCAGCAGCCTGCCGTCGGGGACGTATCAAATTAGTGCCACGTGGGGCGCAAGCAAGACGAATGCTACCGATGCTCCTTACACGTTCTACGACGGAACAAGACTGCTCGGCTCGGCGCGGGTGAATCAAGAGAACTCGTCGACCGGCATCTCCGACGCTGGTAGCAACTGGCGCGTGATCGGCACCTTCACCGTGAGTAGCGGCACCCTCGTGGTCACGCTCAATAACAAGGCGAACGACCGTGTGGTGGCCGACGCAATTCGGATTCAGCAGGTCTTTACCTCTTCATCGGCGAGCCGCTCGCTGCTGCCAGAAGAGGTGAACCAAGCGACCAGCGATTACTTGGCTGCCGATACTTCCGCCGAGATGGTGACGCTTGTGAGCAGCAGCACTACGAGCTCGTCCTACGCGGCAGTTAGCGCCGAGAGCTCGGCCTCCACGAGTGAGTTTTTGGCGGAAGATCTGACTCCCGAGTTCGCGCTGCTGGGAGAAACGATCAGCCTGGTGCGCGAGATGGACGAGCTCACCAGCAGCCTGACTGGTAGCAGTGCTCGCGATCGCGATGAGCTTTGGTCGGCCGTGGATGAACTTCTGGCCGGGTGCGACACGTCGCGTTTCGACTGGCTGGAGCGATAG